One genomic segment of Candidatus Melainabacteria bacterium includes these proteins:
- a CDS encoding histidine phosphatase family protein has product MEILLIRHGQSKGNETSTVQGQTDEGLSKLGKKQATELSDCFKAGDLNAIYSSDLKRATETARPTARKLNIKIKIDPNFREASFGIWEGLTYEGVKEKYKVEYSAWYKNYYVRPGWFESFDSHFKRIKKAIKNILQIHKSNERIAIFTHGGSIKTQLAYFQKLKGEELSRLTIKNGSLTSVEFNPTTQYEKGKLIYYNKEVIKNG; this is encoded by the coding sequence ATGGAAATTTTGTTAATAAGACATGGGCAAAGCAAAGGAAATGAAACTTCTACTGTTCAGGGACAAACTGATGAAGGACTCTCTAAGCTTGGGAAAAAACAAGCTACAGAATTATCAGATTGTTTTAAGGCTGGAGATCTAAATGCAATATATTCAAGTGATCTAAAAAGAGCAACAGAAACTGCTAGGCCTACTGCAAGAAAATTAAATATTAAAATAAAAATAGATCCTAATTTTCGTGAAGCAAGCTTTGGAATATGGGAAGGCTTAACTTATGAAGGAGTAAAAGAAAAATACAAAGTTGAATATTCAGCATGGTATAAAAATTACTACGTAAGACCTGGTTGGTTTGAAAGCTTTGATTCTCACTTTAAAAGAATAAAAAAAGCAATAAAAAATATTTTACAAATTCATAAATCTAACGAAAGAATTGCAATATTTACACATGGGGGTTCTATAAAAACACAACTAGCTTATTTTCAAAAGCTTAAAGGAGAAGAACTTTCAAGACTTACAATAAAAAATGGTAGTTTAACTTCAGTAGAATTTAATCCTACAACACAATATGAAAAAGGAAAGTTAATTTATTATAATAAAGAAGTAATTAAAAATGGATGA
- a CDS encoding polysaccharide biosynthesis protein — protein MSFKNKIYSFKKSARIIIDCFLFALSLIISYKLRLEHNLSSNIQNWYWTTQLPFVLGFVVSIRLVFLYIFQIYSKMWRYTEIGEILELTKPIFLSSVILAIPRMIGLAAINHIFVIPVSVIIIDSCISLILLSSARLIRKWQILNREIKKRKKSRLNKIKKKRTILIGAGQAAQELARKVLQHPELDIEIICALDDAERKQNIKITNNVRVVGQIKDLQKAVSEHEIEEIIIAIPSALPKQIREIIELCQKTKLEIKIIPGVDQLAEGKVTIEQIRKVSLEDLLGREPVDLSIPEVSNFINNKTILITGAGGSIGSELTKQLVKNFLPQKIYILGRGENSIFQLLQELANLNLTNTKIMPIICDIRNYKQLCNHIQKIIPDVIFHAAAHKHVPLMEDHPHEAFENNVIGTDNVAKISGALKIETFVNISTDKAVNPINIMGCTKRLAELVVNAYAKEFTDTKYISVRFGNVIGSRGSVIPIWESQLKNNLPITITDKEAYRYFMTMSEAAQLVIKASATGNSSEIMVLDMGSEVNIYNLAKDFMRLSGHDIENIKIIFTGLRAGEKLREDLVGYYEGAISTKHKKILVIKPQARLPSLIKSTINELLNLEADHETFKNKLLTETKLLNESKTTVSLATSTT, from the coding sequence ATGTCTTTTAAAAACAAGATTTACTCCTTTAAAAAATCAGCAAGAATAATTATTGATTGTTTTCTTTTTGCTTTGTCATTAATAATCTCTTACAAACTTAGACTAGAACATAATTTATCCTCAAATATACAAAACTGGTATTGGACAACACAATTACCATTTGTTTTAGGCTTTGTAGTCTCTATAAGGTTAGTCTTTTTGTACATATTCCAAATCTACAGCAAAATGTGGCGTTATACAGAAATTGGAGAAATACTAGAACTTACAAAACCAATTTTTTTATCCTCTGTAATTTTAGCTATTCCAAGAATGATTGGTCTTGCTGCAATTAATCATATTTTTGTAATTCCAGTTAGTGTGATTATTATTGATTCATGTATTAGTTTAATTTTACTTTCTTCTGCAAGGCTTATTAGAAAATGGCAAATTTTAAATAGGGAAATAAAAAAAAGAAAAAAGTCCCGTTTAAACAAAATAAAGAAAAAAAGAACTATCTTAATAGGTGCTGGACAAGCAGCTCAAGAGCTAGCCAGGAAAGTATTACAACACCCAGAACTTGATATTGAAATAATTTGTGCACTAGATGATGCTGAAAGAAAACAAAACATAAAAATTACAAATAATGTTAGAGTTGTTGGTCAAATAAAAGATTTACAAAAAGCAGTAAGTGAACATGAAATAGAAGAAATTATTATTGCTATACCTTCAGCTTTACCAAAACAAATTAGAGAAATCATAGAGCTCTGCCAGAAAACAAAATTAGAGATAAAAATAATTCCTGGTGTTGATCAACTAGCAGAAGGTAAAGTAACTATTGAACAAATTAGAAAAGTAAGTCTTGAAGACTTACTTGGGAGAGAACCAGTAGATCTTTCAATACCTGAAGTTTCTAATTTTATAAATAATAAAACTATCTTAATAACAGGAGCTGGTGGTTCAATAGGTAGCGAACTAACAAAGCAACTAGTAAAAAACTTTTTACCTCAAAAAATATATATTTTAGGTAGAGGAGAAAATAGTATATTCCAACTGCTACAAGAACTAGCTAATTTGAATTTGACTAATACAAAAATCATGCCTATTATTTGTGACATAAGAAATTACAAACAACTATGCAATCACATTCAAAAAATAATTCCAGATGTAATTTTTCATGCTGCAGCACATAAACATGTTCCTCTAATGGAAGATCATCCACATGAAGCATTTGAAAACAATGTTATTGGAACAGACAACGTTGCAAAAATTTCTGGTGCTTTAAAAATAGAAACATTTGTAAATATTTCAACAGATAAAGCTGTAAACCCAATTAACATAATGGGTTGTACAAAAAGGCTTGCTGAGCTTGTAGTAAATGCATATGCAAAAGAATTCACTGATACAAAATACATCTCAGTTAGATTTGGTAATGTAATAGGAAGCAGAGGAAGTGTAATTCCAATTTGGGAATCACAATTAAAAAATAATCTGCCAATAACTATTACAGATAAAGAAGCTTACAGATATTTTATGACAATGTCTGAAGCTGCACAATTAGTCATTAAAGCAAGTGCTACAGGTAATTCATCTGAAATAATGGTGCTAGACATGGGTAGTGAAGTAAATATCTATAATTTAGCAAAAGATTTTATGAGATTATCAGGACATGATATTGAAAATATCAAAATTATTTTTACTGGACTTAGAGCTGGAGAAAAGTTACGAGAAGATCTTGTGGGTTACTATGAAGGAGCCATTTCAACAAAGCATAAAAAAATATTAGTAATTAAACCACAAGCTCGCTTACCAAGCCTTATTAAGTCAACAATTAATGAGTTACTTAATCTTGAAGCTGATCATGAAACCTTTAAAAATAAGTTATTAACAGAAACAAAATTACTAAATGAAAGTAAAACAACGGTAAGTTTAGCAACTAGCACAACTTAA
- a CDS encoding alpha/beta hydrolase fold domain-containing protein gives MKKKALLIFFGLLLLLSLVMFPPFWKRYPLEAKIINVLIHTPIERQYPANINQPVDLVFYFQGAGNDESLLLGPYDLGGFFLSMLGDIYRKDLVFVSFGYDTYWLWPSPKLINETLQEVHTIVNKFNTRRIKFAGVSLGGSVALNLLSQADQNIKSKVSEVLAIFPITDFKYNFLNTKRDNVKSLFKKHFFKFKDPYEQMRLSSPLSYINGIPDDAKITLVEGALDTHVPKEQIEFYFNKLKTLNKQVKLVTFNSDHKPVEQDFLNLIKAFLK, from the coding sequence ATGAAAAAAAAAGCTTTATTAATATTTTTTGGTCTTTTACTTCTGTTAAGTTTGGTTATGTTTCCTCCTTTTTGGAAACGATATCCATTAGAAGCAAAAATTATAAATGTTTTAATTCATACACCAATTGAAAGGCAATATCCTGCAAATATAAATCAGCCTGTAGATTTAGTTTTTTATTTTCAAGGAGCTGGTAATGATGAATCTCTTCTGCTTGGTCCATATGATTTAGGTGGTTTTTTTCTTTCTATGCTGGGAGATATTTATAGAAAAGATTTGGTGTTTGTAAGTTTTGGCTACGATACTTATTGGTTATGGCCATCTCCTAAGTTAATTAATGAGACATTACAAGAGGTCCATACCATAGTAAATAAATTTAATACTAGAAGGATTAAATTTGCAGGAGTATCTTTAGGTGGCTCAGTAGCTTTAAATTTGTTAAGTCAGGCAGATCAAAATATTAAATCTAAAGTTTCTGAAGTACTAGCAATATTTCCTATTACTGATTTTAAATATAATTTCTTAAATACAAAAAGAGACAATGTTAAATCCTTATTTAAAAAACATTTCTTTAAGTTTAAAGACCCCTATGAACAGATGAGACTTTCATCACCACTAAGCTATATAAATGGAATCCCTGATGATGCAAAAATAACATTAGTTGAAGGTGCTTTAGATACCCATGTACCAAAAGAGCAAATTGAGTTTTATTTTAATAAACTAAAAACTTTAAACAAACAAGTAAAACTTGTTACATTTAATAGTGATCATAAACCAGTAGAACAAGACTTTTTAAATCTTATTAAAGCATTTCTTAAATAG
- the rpmG gene encoding 50S ribosomal protein L33: protein MAKKGDRVIITLECTEAKKEGKTPSRYTTTKNKRKQTERLELKKYNPYLKRYTLHKEIK from the coding sequence ATGGCAAAAAAAGGTGATCGGGTAATAATAACTTTAGAATGTACTGAGGCAAAAAAAGAAGGAAAAACTCCCTCAAGGTACACTACTACAAAAAACAAAAGAAAGCAAACTGAAAGACTAGAGTTAAAAAAATATAATCCATATTTAAAAAGATATACACTCCACAAAGAAATTAAATAA
- a CDS encoding prolyl oligopeptidase family serine peptidase — protein sequence MKSLLIIKGLTTLTLFFLLTFVVTNPISAKVTHILIHTAKENLSTVGEHNNNNKPVDLVFYLNGGGSAETLLLADFPFGGLNIPDLNNVYRKDLVFVSFAYDPRFHWSNPEIVRDVVENIHEISSKFNTRKIFIVGISVGGALALNILSNADRDLKDKITNVLAMFPIIDYDYTFSTTKRENIYTLLKEYFDKFENPKEQMKLSSPVNYISGIPSHTEITLIEGTNDTHIPPEQIEDYYNKLKELKRNVKLLKFNTDHLSPGKEFGEVIQALLK from the coding sequence ATGAAAAGCTTGCTTATTATTAAAGGGCTTACAACATTAACTTTGTTTTTTTTACTTACGTTTGTTGTAACTAATCCTATAAGTGCTAAGGTAACTCATATTTTAATCCACACAGCAAAAGAGAATCTATCAACTGTTGGAGAACATAATAATAACAATAAGCCTGTAGATTTAGTGTTTTACTTAAATGGAGGAGGTTCTGCAGAAACACTTTTACTGGCAGATTTTCCATTTGGCGGGTTAAATATTCCTGATCTTAATAATGTATATAGAAAAGATTTAGTATTTGTTAGTTTTGCATATGACCCACGATTTCATTGGTCAAATCCTGAAATAGTTAGAGATGTAGTTGAAAATATTCATGAAATATCAAGCAAATTTAATACAAGAAAAATATTTATTGTAGGCATCTCTGTAGGAGGAGCCTTAGCATTAAATATTTTAAGTAATGCGGATCGGGATCTAAAAGATAAAATTACAAATGTGTTAGCGATGTTTCCAATTATTGATTATGATTATACTTTTTCTACAACAAAAAGAGAAAACATTTATACCTTGCTAAAAGAATATTTTGATAAGTTTGAAAACCCGAAAGAACAAATGAAGCTATCTTCTCCTGTAAACTACATAAGTGGCATTCCTAGCCATACTGAAATAACTCTTATAGAAGGTACAAATGATACTCATATACCACCAGAACAAATTGAAGATTATTATAATAAACTAAAAGAACTTAAGAGAAATGTTAAACTTCTAAAGTTTAATACAGATCATTTATCACCAGGCAAAGAATTTGGAGAAGTAATTCAAGCTTTATTAAAATAG
- a CDS encoding DegT/DnrJ/EryC1/StrS family aminotransferase, with the protein MTKKIPIVNLTQQYALIQNEIKEAVLNVLSSGHYILGKNVEAFEKELAEYLDCKFVVSCANGTDAIYLALRALEIGHGDEVITVANSFFATSEAIALASAKPVFVDIKEDDYNINPQKIEERITKKTKAILPVHLYGGPCEIASVVEIAKKYELYVIEDCAQAIGAKLNNKFVGTFGDIGTVSFFPTKNLGACGDGGAIFTNNEDVAKKIKQLRVHGSPKRYVHDYIGLNSRLDEIQAAILRIKLKYLDDWNLKRTQAAKHYDILFEDLDIILPTVKPSCQHVFHQYTVRTKHRDLLYEKLNEHGIETLIYYLIPIHLQKAFSSLNYKKGDLPVTEKVCNEILSLPMYPEITKEIQGLVVEKIKQILLSCASC; encoded by the coding sequence ATTACAAAAAAAATTCCAATAGTTAATCTTACACAACAATATGCTTTAATTCAAAATGAAATTAAGGAAGCAGTTTTAAATGTACTTAGTTCAGGACATTATATACTTGGAAAAAATGTAGAAGCATTTGAAAAAGAACTAGCTGAATATCTGGACTGTAAGTTTGTAGTCTCGTGCGCTAATGGTACTGATGCAATTTATTTAGCCTTAAGAGCCTTAGAAATAGGACATGGTGATGAAGTAATTACTGTAGCTAATAGTTTTTTTGCTACTAGTGAAGCTATTGCACTAGCATCTGCAAAACCAGTGTTTGTCGATATTAAAGAAGATGATTATAATATTAACCCACAAAAAATTGAAGAAAGGATTACAAAAAAAACAAAAGCAATTTTACCGGTACATTTGTATGGAGGTCCTTGTGAAATTGCCTCTGTAGTTGAGATTGCAAAAAAATATGAGCTTTATGTAATTGAAGATTGCGCTCAAGCAATTGGAGCAAAGCTTAATAATAAGTTTGTTGGTACTTTTGGAGATATAGGAACAGTAAGTTTTTTCCCAACAAAAAATTTAGGGGCATGTGGTGATGGCGGTGCAATTTTTACAAACAATGAAGATGTTGCTAAGAAAATAAAGCAACTGCGAGTTCATGGTTCACCAAAAAGATATGTTCATGATTACATTGGCTTAAATAGCAGGTTAGATGAAATACAAGCCGCAATTTTAAGAATAAAATTAAAATATTTAGATGATTGGAATTTAAAAAGAACTCAAGCCGCAAAACATTATGATATCTTATTTGAAGATTTAGACATAATCTTACCTACTGTAAAACCCTCTTGCCAGCATGTTTTTCATCAATATACAGTTAGAACTAAACATAGAGATCTCCTGTATGAAAAGTTAAATGAGCATGGCATAGAAACATTAATTTATTATCTTATTCCAATACATCTTCAAAAAGCTTTTAGCTCTTTAAATTATAAGAAAGGAGATCTGCCTGTTACTGAAAAGGTTTGCAATGAAATTCTATCTTTGCCTATGTATCCAGAAATTACAAAAGAGATCCAAGGTTTAGTTGTGGAAAAAATTAAACAGATCTTATTAAGTTGTGCTAGTTGCTAA